In Mangrovivirga cuniculi, the following proteins share a genomic window:
- a CDS encoding NAD-dependent epimerase/dehydratase family protein, whose protein sequence is MTKILVIGSLGQLGTELVMGLQEEYGRDNVIASDLKPSAEVDGDFIYEQLDVMDKDRLISLVEKYRINHIYHLAAILSAKGEKDPQWAWDLNMGSLFNVLDLAKNIDHVNRIYWPSSIAVFGPDTPKINTPQLTVTNPTTVYGISKLAGEQWCQYYFEKYGVDVRSIRYPGLIGYKSLPGGGTTDYAVDIYYKALADEKFECFLDKDSALPMMYMPDAVRATIELMKAEPSRVKVRSSYNLSAISFTPEKIFESIKKFKPDFEIEYKPDFRQEIADSWPDSIDDSCARNDWGWKPEFDLDRMTEDILKNLEILLESKK, encoded by the coding sequence ATGACTAAGATTTTGGTAATCGGATCCCTGGGACAGCTCGGTACAGAATTGGTAATGGGATTGCAGGAAGAATACGGAAGAGACAATGTTATTGCATCTGACCTGAAACCGTCTGCTGAAGTAGATGGAGATTTTATCTACGAACAGCTGGACGTGATGGATAAAGATAGATTGATCAGTTTAGTAGAAAAATACAGGATTAATCACATTTATCATCTTGCTGCCATCTTGAGTGCCAAAGGCGAAAAAGACCCTCAATGGGCGTGGGATTTAAATATGGGGAGTTTATTTAATGTCCTCGATCTGGCCAAAAACATTGATCATGTAAACAGAATTTACTGGCCAAGCTCTATTGCAGTCTTCGGTCCGGATACACCTAAAATAAATACCCCTCAACTTACAGTTACTAATCCAACAACTGTCTATGGTATCAGTAAACTAGCCGGTGAACAGTGGTGTCAATATTATTTTGAAAAATATGGAGTGGATGTCAGAAGTATACGGTACCCAGGCTTGATTGGCTATAAATCATTACCAGGAGGTGGAACCACTGATTATGCTGTCGATATATATTACAAAGCCTTAGCAGATGAAAAATTCGAGTGCTTCCTGGATAAGGATAGTGCGCTTCCTATGATGTATATGCCGGATGCAGTAAGGGCTACCATTGAACTTATGAAGGCAGAACCTTCAAGGGTGAAAGTAAGAAGCAGCTATAACCTGTCAGCCATATCTTTTACTCCAGAAAAAATATTTGAAAGTATAAAAAAATTCAAACCCGATTTTGAAATTGAATACAAGCCGGATTTCAGACAGGAAATTGCCGATAGCTGGCCCGATAGCATCGATGATTCTTGTGCGAGAAATGATTGGGGATGGAAACCGGAGTTTGATTTAGATCGAATGACAGAGGATATTCTAAAAAATTTAGAAATTTTGCTCGAATCAAAGAAATAA
- a CDS encoding cystathionine beta-synthase: MIYNSIIDTIGDTPLIKLNKVAEGIKGTVAVKVEYFNPGNSMKDRMALKMIEDAEKDGRLKPGGTIIECTSGNTGMGLALGAIAKGYKCIFTLADKQSKEKIDILRAMGAEVIVCPTNVGPDDPRSYYSVARKMNEEIPNSFFPNQYDNLSNAVAHYETTGPEIWRDTEGKITHYAAGVGTGGSMCGTAKYLKEQNSDILTVGIDSYGSVFKKYKETGEFDEKEIYPYLTEGIGEDILPENVDFSLIDHFVKVTDKDAAIMTRRLAREEGLFIGWSCGAAVKGALDWAKDNLKEDDLMVVILPDHGTRYLGKVYNDDWMKDHGFIEARSYATAEDIIKKQETNGKLVTLDKNTKVMDAVSLLNEKGISQIPVTDGDDFVGSLTDSKVLRKLIDNPDIKGEPVSEIMDDPFQFVSANNTLDVLSSLIDEEHKAILVRDNKDEVHIITQHDLLMAMTK, encoded by the coding sequence ATGATTTACAATTCAATTATAGACACGATCGGGGATACCCCGCTAATTAAACTTAACAAAGTTGCAGAAGGAATTAAAGGAACTGTAGCAGTTAAGGTCGAGTATTTTAATCCTGGTAATTCGATGAAAGACCGAATGGCATTAAAGATGATCGAGGATGCCGAAAAAGACGGTCGGTTAAAACCGGGAGGAACTATCATCGAATGTACATCTGGGAATACCGGTATGGGATTAGCCCTTGGAGCAATAGCTAAAGGTTATAAATGTATTTTTACTCTTGCTGATAAGCAATCTAAAGAGAAGATAGATATTTTGAGGGCGATGGGTGCTGAAGTAATTGTTTGTCCGACCAACGTTGGCCCGGATGATCCAAGATCATATTATTCAGTAGCCAGAAAAATGAATGAAGAAATTCCTAATTCGTTCTTTCCAAATCAATATGACAATCTTTCAAATGCGGTAGCGCATTATGAAACGACAGGTCCTGAGATCTGGAGAGATACAGAAGGTAAGATCACCCATTATGCAGCAGGTGTAGGTACTGGTGGTTCGATGTGTGGAACTGCGAAATATTTAAAGGAGCAAAATTCTGATATATTAACTGTAGGGATAGATAGTTATGGATCTGTTTTTAAAAAATATAAAGAAACAGGGGAGTTTGACGAAAAAGAGATCTACCCATATCTGACAGAGGGTATCGGTGAAGATATTTTGCCTGAAAATGTAGATTTTAGCCTGATCGATCACTTTGTGAAAGTGACAGATAAAGATGCTGCAATAATGACGAGAAGATTAGCTCGTGAGGAAGGATTGTTTATCGGCTGGTCTTGTGGTGCAGCAGTAAAGGGTGCTTTAGACTGGGCTAAAGATAATCTAAAAGAAGACGATCTGATGGTTGTGATATTACCAGACCATGGTACGCGTTATCTTGGTAAAGTTTACAATGACGACTGGATGAAAGATCATGGATTTATCGAGGCAAGAAGCTATGCTACAGCTGAAGATATTATCAAGAAGCAGGAAACTAATGGTAAATTGGTGACTCTTGATAAAAATACTAAGGTGATGGATGCTGTCAGTCTTTTAAATGAAAAGGGGATATCTCAAATTCCTGTTACCGATGGAGATGATTTTGTTGGTTCATTGACTGATTCAAAGGTTCTGAGAAAATTAATAGACAATCCGGATATTAAAGGAGAGCCCGTGTCTGAGATCATGGATGATCCGTTCCAATTCGTCTCAGCGAATAATACCCTGGATGTATTATCCTCGCTGATTGATGAAGAACACAAAGCTATCTTAGTGAGAGATAATAAAGATGAGGTTCATATCATTACTCAGCATGACTTGCTGATGGCGATGACTAAATAA
- a CDS encoding pyridoxal phosphate-dependent decarboxylase family protein gives MHDPEEFRKRGYEMVDWIADYFNNLESLPVKPDISPGVIKDKIPSEYPDEPEAFDKIFNDFKEDILPGMTHWQHPGFMAYFPANNSFPSILAEMLTSGMGAQCMIWLTSPAAEELEDRMMEWLRNAIGLPEEFTGVIQDTASTATLVAILTAREKYSHFRVNKSGFTGREKFRIYSSDQVHSSIDKAIRIAGLGEDNLVRVPVKDDFSMDPIALKQAIEEDLRSGYKPMCIVSALGTTSSTACDPLDEIGKLAKDYDIWHHVDAAYLGTALILEKYQYLIEGIENADSFVFNPHKWMMVNFDCSAYFVKDTELLQKTFSVMPEYLKTDIDKQVKNYRDWGIQLGRRFRALKLWFVLRSFGLSGIKKTISGHIKMADKFKSHIARIGHYEILAPVIANLICFRVIKMGWTDEQADSASELLMRKINDTGRFFLTHTRLKNKFAIRVVIGQTNVHEKHVEELISLMEELASEVISEIDKS, from the coding sequence ATGCACGATCCTGAAGAATTTAGGAAAAGGGGATATGAAATGGTCGATTGGATAGCTGACTATTTTAACAATTTAGAATCCCTACCTGTAAAGCCGGATATTAGCCCCGGTGTTATTAAAGATAAAATCCCCTCTGAATATCCCGACGAGCCTGAAGCTTTTGATAAGATATTTAACGATTTTAAAGAGGATATTTTGCCGGGAATGACTCACTGGCAGCACCCGGGGTTTATGGCATATTTCCCTGCTAATAATAGTTTTCCTTCTATTCTGGCTGAGATGCTTACTTCAGGTATGGGTGCACAATGTATGATTTGGCTTACTTCTCCGGCAGCAGAGGAATTAGAAGACCGGATGATGGAATGGTTGCGAAATGCCATTGGCTTGCCTGAAGAGTTTACTGGAGTGATTCAGGATACAGCCTCAACCGCCACTTTAGTTGCAATTTTGACTGCCAGGGAAAAGTACTCGCACTTCAGGGTTAATAAAAGTGGTTTTACGGGAAGAGAAAAATTCCGCATATATTCATCTGATCAAGTGCATAGTAGTATCGATAAGGCTATAAGAATAGCTGGTTTAGGAGAGGATAATCTGGTTAGAGTACCTGTAAAAGATGATTTCTCGATGGATCCAATCGCTCTTAAACAGGCTATCGAAGAAGACCTGAGATCAGGATATAAGCCAATGTGTATTGTGTCTGCTCTGGGAACTACCAGTTCTACGGCTTGTGATCCTTTAGATGAAATAGGGAAATTGGCCAAAGATTATGATATCTGGCATCATGTGGATGCAGCTTATTTAGGGACAGCATTAATACTGGAAAAATATCAATATTTGATAGAAGGTATTGAGAATGCAGATAGTTTTGTTTTTAACCCTCATAAGTGGATGATGGTCAATTTTGATTGCTCTGCATATTTTGTTAAGGATACTGAATTACTTCAAAAGACATTTTCTGTGATGCCCGAATATCTCAAAACAGATATTGATAAGCAGGTTAAAAATTACAGGGATTGGGGAATTCAGTTGGGTCGAAGATTCAGGGCGTTGAAGCTTTGGTTCGTACTAAGGAGCTTTGGCCTTTCAGGAATTAAAAAAACTATTTCAGGTCATATTAAGATGGCTGATAAATTTAAAAGTCATATAGCCCGAATAGGACATTACGAAATATTAGCTCCTGTAATAGCGAACCTGATTTGTTTCAGGGTTATTAAAATGGGATGGACTGATGAGCAGGCTGATAGTGCTTCAGAATTATTGATGAGAAAAATCAACGATACTGGTCGGTTTTTTCTGACGCATACACGGCTTAAGAATAAATTTGCAATCCGTGTTGTTATCGGTCAGACAAACGTCCACGAAAAACATGTAGAAGAATTAATATCTTTGATGGAAGAATTAGCTTCGGAAGTAATTTCGGAGATAGATAAGAGTTAA
- a CDS encoding Lrp/AsnC family transcriptional regulator, whose translation MSIPVKLDKIDRKILEILQANAKITNSQLSKEIGLSPAPTLERVKKLEQSGVIHSYHAQLNPSKIGLGVNTFVLVSLTGHNKDIIEIFIEEINKIDEVIECHHITGSGDFILKIITGDIAAYQQLMLERVSAIKVVDNLQSMVILSTFKDSKVMPVPDGILK comes from the coding sequence ATGAGTATTCCAGTTAAGCTAGACAAGATTGATCGAAAAATCCTCGAGATTCTTCAGGCAAATGCCAAGATCACTAACAGTCAGTTATCTAAAGAAATAGGATTATCTCCGGCACCTACATTAGAGCGTGTTAAAAAGCTGGAGCAGTCAGGTGTTATCCATTCTTATCATGCACAATTAAATCCTTCTAAAATAGGATTAGGGGTTAATACTTTTGTTTTGGTAAGTTTAACCGGGCATAATAAAGATATAATTGAGATCTTTATCGAAGAAATCAATAAGATAGATGAAGTAATCGAATGTCACCATATTACCGGTTCAGGTGATTTCATCCTTAAGATTATTACTGGCGATATTGCTGCTTACCAGCAGTTGATGCTAGAAAGAGTATCGGCAATTAAAGTGGTAGATAACCTTCAGTCGATGGTGATTCTTTCTACTTTTAAAGACAGTAAGGTGATGCCTGTCCCAGATGGGATTTTAAAATAA
- a CDS encoding PKD domain-containing protein, with protein sequence MNKYFFIILLYSTFSIEVFGQCDDISFTIDDNICIHQNFAVELDDEQLSEYSIDFTAGDFLDNDYSAEGLITNNDFYRARSIKIVEDDGMFFGFALSQTNNKLLRLNFGSSLENTPQISYLENVESEINRSFGFDIVESKGIWNIIVANTGGDNLLRIKFNQGLLSNDIAISKIAIQSSIDSPNNIKIIKTGNDIFAAVSCYEEVLMLKFQDEITDEPQEFLFEVGRGHTLRGIDIVEECGSYTGYVLSYTKEKILKLNYGSNLMDIPNIETINLTGSRLRYPATIDIEFEVGGYYAFIQGALGNTYKINLGYNLGQLNYSNEELDLPTSSQGFGLEMVKDKSDWSLFLIDLKNRELVRVKFSSDSSAGSPVFYSSANNLINNYNNRGSKYLILNYLNNSGYSGYIIDSTYVSGLVSPNVFIKSDSISCTKQNIDFSASSESNLNSWNWQFGDGNTASGQSISHQYTADGAYPIRLDVTDANTGCSNIAFDTISIYQQPIANFSSDQTVVCSNTDLLFENQSILNGADDFASYQWYLNDNLVTNNTNYTEKIELPGIYSVSLKTTIPGCYDSISKEIEIKEGPKSDFSFAEACENSFVSFNNLSSGSNIVSRKWDFDNGVESNELNPDIFFEKNGYYNISLTLTNESGCVNTKFDSLYIHDVPRADFSTSLACDNIPVKFTDRSGITGDEISSWQWLVNDTEKYSIRNPNIDFDSAGNYKVELKVKSSFGCESNTIKNIEINKSPNPDFDIENACSESFVSFSHTKNQNASDIKSWLWTIQGEEYLGESIEKFYSAPGEYSVKLNVIANNLCSEDTVKQFTIKQSPTVNFEVENPCEGEETILRSSTENVTDYNWIVDDNIILSGKESSWIFSQSGNKPIQHVVTAENGCKDTLTKEININRIPEVVFSVSNTEGGVPFLVELSNESRYAETFKWNFEGGNRSISYEFEPSHLYEFRGDYTIELTGYSKDSCTASSSLNISAVNPVVDIELNEIELIEIDGENFLEVKVSNIGNIPVRNLFVSVELSNGEVFQKFLKEKMKFNTSDSFTFPINHDLTSVKNLCVEVSYDEVEREINKYNNSQCITFNSGLSLIGFTKNPSRTDSYLKITSPNNEIVLIQVLDSKGSKALEFEYELKEGLNHIPFKATQLSPGVYPVNISNENIKTSVKFIKQ encoded by the coding sequence ATGAATAAATATTTTTTTATTATACTACTCTATTCTACTTTTTCAATAGAAGTATTTGGTCAATGTGATGATATTTCATTTACCATTGATGATAATATTTGTATTCACCAAAACTTTGCGGTTGAGCTCGATGATGAACAATTATCTGAATATTCAATTGATTTCACCGCAGGAGATTTCTTAGATAATGATTACTCTGCAGAAGGCCTAATTACAAATAATGACTTTTATAGAGCTAGATCTATAAAAATAGTAGAGGACGATGGGATGTTTTTTGGCTTTGCATTAAGTCAGACTAATAATAAACTCCTCAGGCTCAATTTTGGATCGAGCCTGGAAAACACACCTCAAATTTCTTATTTGGAAAATGTAGAATCTGAGATCAATAGGTCATTTGGTTTTGATATCGTTGAAAGTAAGGGGATATGGAATATCATTGTGGCCAACACTGGTGGAGATAATTTACTGAGGATTAAATTTAACCAGGGTCTATTGAGTAACGATATTGCCATTTCTAAAATAGCAATCCAATCTAGTATTGATTCCCCTAATAATATCAAAATTATTAAAACGGGAAATGATATTTTTGCAGCAGTTTCTTGCTATGAAGAGGTTTTGATGTTGAAATTTCAAGATGAAATCACTGATGAACCTCAGGAGTTTTTATTTGAAGTAGGAAGAGGTCATACCTTAAGAGGAATAGATATTGTAGAAGAATGTGGGTCTTATACTGGATATGTTCTGTCATATACTAAAGAAAAGATTTTAAAACTAAATTATGGTTCTAATTTAATGGACATACCTAATATAGAAACAATTAATTTGACAGGGAGTCGGTTAAGATATCCAGCTACAATCGATATCGAATTTGAGGTTGGCGGGTATTATGCTTTTATACAAGGCGCATTAGGTAACACATATAAAATAAATTTGGGGTATAATCTTGGTCAATTAAATTATTCAAATGAGGAACTAGATTTACCTACTTCTAGCCAGGGATTTGGTTTGGAGATGGTTAAAGATAAATCTGATTGGTCTTTGTTTCTTATAGATTTAAAAAATAGAGAATTAGTTAGGGTTAAATTCAGTTCTGATTCTTCAGCAGGAAGTCCTGTTTTTTATTCCAGTGCTAATAATTTAATTAATAATTATAATAATAGAGGTAGTAAGTATTTGATTTTGAATTACTTAAATAATAGCGGGTACTCAGGTTATATTATTGATTCTACTTATGTTTCAGGTCTTGTTTCTCCAAATGTATTTATTAAGAGTGATTCAATTTCCTGCACTAAACAGAATATAGATTTTTCAGCCTCTTCAGAATCTAATCTTAACTCCTGGAACTGGCAGTTTGGTGATGGTAATACAGCCTCTGGACAATCTATATCTCACCAGTATACCGCAGATGGTGCTTATCCGATAAGGCTGGATGTGACAGATGCGAATACAGGTTGTTCAAATATTGCCTTCGATACGATCAGTATTTATCAGCAACCAATCGCCAATTTCTCTTCTGACCAAACTGTTGTTTGTTCTAATACTGACTTATTATTTGAAAATCAATCCATCTTAAATGGAGCTGATGATTTTGCTTCTTATCAATGGTACTTAAATGATAACCTGGTAACAAACAACACAAACTATACTGAGAAAATTGAATTACCGGGTATTTATTCTGTATCATTAAAAACCACAATTCCTGGATGCTATGACTCTATATCCAAGGAAATTGAAATAAAAGAAGGACCAAAATCAGATTTTTCTTTTGCGGAAGCTTGTGAGAATTCATTTGTCAGCTTTAATAATCTTTCAAGCGGATCTAATATTGTTTCACGAAAATGGGATTTTGATAATGGTGTTGAATCCAATGAGTTAAATCCCGATATTTTCTTTGAGAAAAACGGATATTATAATATTTCTCTTACTCTAACCAATGAGAGTGGCTGTGTGAACACGAAGTTCGATAGTTTGTATATTCATGATGTTCCACGAGCTGACTTCTCTACATCCCTAGCTTGTGATAATATTCCTGTAAAGTTTACTGACAGATCTGGCATTACAGGTGATGAAATAAGCTCCTGGCAATGGTTAGTAAATGATACAGAAAAATATTCTATCAGAAACCCTAATATTGATTTTGATTCTGCCGGTAATTATAAAGTTGAATTAAAAGTAAAGTCTTCGTTCGGTTGTGAGTCAAATACAATTAAAAATATTGAAATTAATAAATCACCGAATCCGGATTTTGATATAGAAAATGCCTGTTCAGAAAGTTTTGTTTCGTTTTCACATACTAAGAATCAAAATGCTTCTGATATTAAAAGCTGGCTATGGACTATTCAGGGGGAAGAATATTTAGGTGAAAGTATTGAAAAATTCTATTCCGCCCCTGGTGAATATTCAGTTAAGCTAAATGTAATTGCTAATAATCTTTGTTCAGAAGATACAGTAAAGCAATTTACTATTAAACAATCACCGACTGTAAACTTTGAAGTTGAGAATCCATGTGAAGGAGAAGAGACGATCTTAAGGTCATCTACAGAAAATGTAACTGATTACAACTGGATTGTAGATGATAATATTATTCTGTCCGGAAAAGAATCATCATGGATATTTTCTCAATCGGGTAATAAACCTATTCAACATGTTGTTACCGCAGAAAATGGGTGTAAGGATACACTTACAAAAGAGATTAATATAAATAGAATTCCTGAAGTAGTTTTCTCTGTTTCCAACACCGAAGGTGGGGTTCCATTTTTAGTTGAGCTTTCTAATGAAAGTAGATATGCTGAAACGTTTAAATGGAATTTTGAAGGAGGTAATAGATCAATTTCATATGAATTTGAACCATCACATTTATACGAGTTTAGAGGGGATTATACTATCGAGTTGACTGGCTATTCTAAGGATAGTTGTACTGCATCTTCATCTTTGAATATTTCTGCAGTGAACCCCGTTGTTGATATTGAGCTTAATGAAATTGAGCTCATTGAAATAGATGGTGAAAATTTTCTTGAGGTCAAAGTTTCAAATATTGGAAATATACCTGTGAGAAATCTTTTTGTTTCCGTTGAATTGTCTAATGGAGAGGTCTTTCAAAAATTTCTAAAAGAAAAAATGAAATTTAACACAAGCGATTCCTTTACATTTCCGATCAATCATGATTTGACTTCAGTTAAAAACTTATGTGTTGAAGTGAGTTATGATGAGGTTGAACGTGAAATTAATAAATACAATAATTCTCAATGTATTACATTTAATAGTGGACTGAGTTTAATAGGTTTTACTAAAAACCCTTCCAGAACGGATTCTTACTTAAAAATCACCTCTCCTAATAATGAAATTGTATTAATTCAGGTTCTTGATTCGAAAGGTAGCAAAGCATTAGAATTTGAATATGAATTAAAAGAAGGATTAAATCACATTCCATTTAAGGCAACTCAATTATCCCCAGGGGTTTACCCAGTTAACATTAGTAATGAGAATATAAAGACTAGTGTCAAATTCATTAAACAGTAA
- a CDS encoding polysaccharide pyruvyl transferase family protein, with translation MSDKILIKGYYGFGNFGDDVLMVTTINLIKSIKKDSELHIFSNSESNQYLNKLIDYEFKVVNWENTGNYSYLVHGGGGTYFDFKKGSFKNLVINSFIKTIGIKNYSTFFTYLKRIMGRPILSFKKRLGIGIGVGSFTSTSRKFRDAAVELGTFDFLAVRDDRSLKRINEMNLKTNPFRGIDLAFLKKYWLPNTVETDLYTDARKIGFILRHWDGDDQYLNALLKDVKNLKDKGYEISLILFDKNHDKGLLDFRRYFDEVLIWDPWVDQCDLNWFLQKLKEYTVLVTSRAHGAIIPAMLGIPSVIIELEEKLRNVHEMLKNSSKLIKINQLGKGELPIIVDEYISDIIKIKTKTQKDISYNENQAGAMIAAFFDNFELKDE, from the coding sequence ATGTCTGATAAAATACTTATAAAGGGATATTACGGATTTGGGAATTTTGGCGATGATGTCTTAATGGTCACCACGATTAACTTAATTAAGAGTATAAAGAAAGATTCTGAGTTACATATTTTCTCAAATAGTGAGTCGAACCAGTATTTAAATAAATTAATCGATTACGAATTTAAGGTAGTTAATTGGGAAAATACGGGTAATTATTCATATCTGGTACATGGTGGTGGTGGGACTTACTTCGATTTTAAAAAAGGAAGTTTTAAAAACCTTGTTATTAATTCTTTCATAAAAACGATAGGGATTAAAAATTACTCCACATTTTTCACATACCTAAAAAGGATTATGGGAAGGCCAATTCTTTCTTTTAAGAAAAGACTTGGTATAGGAATAGGGGTGGGCTCATTTACCTCCACCTCACGTAAATTCAGGGACGCAGCAGTAGAATTAGGGACATTTGACTTTTTAGCAGTCAGAGATGATAGAAGTTTAAAAAGGATTAACGAAATGAATCTGAAAACTAATCCTTTCAGAGGAATTGATTTGGCATTCCTGAAAAAGTATTGGTTACCAAATACCGTTGAAACCGATCTATATACAGATGCACGTAAAATAGGTTTTATCCTTAGGCACTGGGATGGCGACGACCAGTATTTAAATGCCCTATTGAAAGACGTTAAAAATCTCAAGGATAAGGGCTATGAAATTTCTTTGATCCTTTTTGATAAAAATCATGATAAAGGATTGTTAGATTTTAGGAGATATTTTGATGAAGTGTTGATTTGGGATCCGTGGGTAGATCAATGTGATTTGAATTGGTTTTTACAAAAATTAAAGGAATATACTGTTCTTGTAACCTCAAGAGCTCATGGTGCAATTATTCCAGCAATGTTGGGGATTCCTTCAGTGATTATTGAATTGGAAGAAAAGTTAAGAAACGTTCATGAAATGCTGAAGAATTCTTCAAAATTAATCAAAATTAATCAGCTTGGAAAGGGTGAATTACCCATAATAGTTGATGAGTATATAAGTGATATTATTAAAATTAAAACAAAAACACAGAAGGATATCAGTTATAATGAGAATCAAGCAGGTGCTATGATAGCTGCTTTTTTTGATAATTTTGAGTTAAAGGATGAATAA
- a CDS encoding glycosyltransferase family 4 protein translates to MVNSLKVIKILRSNNIQIIHINDLYNMIGVMVKIIDPKIKVIYHIRLLPNSYVKKLYKVWLNLITKYADVIISVSKVVSAGIKKNDKVKLVYDGLNVEELPINQREAPIKKPLKFLYLSNYISGKGQDFALLVFKKLIDTGINAKLDFYGSTMNKTANEEYKSMLLNKVQQFGLVDKVNLNDFSSSINAIIDDSDIVMLFSESESFSFVVLEAMGRGKPVIATRCGGPEELIEHEISGVLVDKDKPEQIIYFLNKLCENKEMREKLGNSAYLRIKEKFNLNVTSEKILEIYK, encoded by the coding sequence GTGGTGAATAGCTTGAAGGTTATTAAAATTTTAAGATCCAATAACATCCAAATCATTCATATTAATGATTTATATAATATGATTGGAGTTATGGTTAAAATCATTGATCCTAAAATTAAAGTAATTTATCATATTAGGTTGCTCCCAAATTCTTATGTTAAAAAGCTCTATAAAGTATGGTTAAACTTGATAACAAAATATGCAGATGTAATAATTAGTGTTTCTAAAGTGGTGTCTGCCGGTATAAAGAAGAACGATAAAGTTAAGTTAGTTTATGATGGATTGAATGTTGAAGAACTGCCGATTAATCAGAGAGAAGCACCAATAAAGAAGCCTTTGAAATTCTTATATTTAAGTAACTATATTTCTGGTAAAGGTCAGGATTTTGCCCTTTTGGTTTTTAAAAAATTAATTGACACAGGTATTAACGCAAAATTAGATTTTTATGGTAGCACAATGAATAAAACTGCCAATGAAGAATATAAATCTATGTTACTTAATAAAGTCCAACAGTTTGGTTTAGTCGATAAAGTAAATTTAAATGATTTTTCAAGCTCCATAAATGCCATTATCGATGATTCTGATATAGTAATGTTATTTAGTGAAAGTGAGTCTTTTTCATTTGTAGTTCTTGAAGCAATGGGTAGAGGTAAGCCAGTAATAGCTACAAGATGTGGTGGGCCTGAAGAATTAATAGAGCATGAAATATCAGGAGTACTTGTTGATAAGGATAAACCAGAGCAGATAATATACTTCTTAAATAAGCTTTGCGAAAATAAAGAAATGAGAGAAAAATTAGGGAATTCGGCATACCTTAGAATAAAAGAGAAATTTAACCTTAATGTAACAAGTGAGAAAATATTAGAAATTTATAAATGA